In the genome of Pirellulales bacterium, the window TCTTCCTGCATTTGCACCCCGTCTCGATCAAGAAGCAAGGGATCGCACTCAGCTACACCTGGTGCATGGGAGGGGTCACGTTTTTTCTGTTTCTGGCTGAAACCGTGACCGGCATCCTGCTGATGTTTTATTACCGCCCAACGCTGGAATGGGCGTACAACGATATTACCGCGCTGCGCGACGTGGTCAGCCTTGGCATCATGCGCGAATTGCACCGCTGGGGTGCGCACGCGATGGTGATTACCGTCTGGTTGCACATGTACCGCGTGTTCCTGACGGGTAGCTACAAGCCGCCACGAGAGTTTAATTGGGTCATCGGAGTGATCTTGCTGCTGCTGACACTGCTATTGTCGTTCACGGGCTATTTGCTGCCATGGGATCAATTGGCGATTTGGGCCATTACGGTAGGCTCCAACATGGCTCGAGCCACGCCGCTGTTGGGGCATGAAGGGCCGCTGCAAGGCATTTTGACTATTGGTGGACAAGACATGATCACCAACGCTTCCGATGCGCGCTTCGGGTTGCTCGGTGCGCGCTTTGTGGGAGAAGAAACACTGAATCGGTTTTACGTGTTGCACTGCATCGCGATTCCGCTGGTCGTCGCGTTCTTGCTCGCGATTCACTTTTGGCGCGTACGAAAAGATGGTGGAATCAGCGGGCCGTTGTAAGCAACGCTTGGAGGCTGGAGGCCGGGGACCGGCCATATTAGTTTGTTCGTCGATTTTTCGATTTGTATTTTTCAGTTTGTTCATTGCTCATCGCTCGTAGGCTGCCATGAGTTTTATTCCCATTTTTGCTTCGGCTGGCGTAAGCCTAGAGCACCATCTGGAAAGTGTCTCTGGCTTCCTGGGCGGCTATTATATTTGCCTGGCCTTCATGAATGCCATCATGGCGTTCTATCGATGGCAGAAAAAAGGCGATGCCCGCGGTGGAATCGGCTGGGCTGGCGTGGCGGTGCTATTTGTCATCATGGCGGCATTTGCCATGAGCGGCGACGCCAGCCTGACGCCCCAGCTATCGGATTGGATAAAGCACCAGGTCAATCAGGCGACTAGCCCGACGGTGTACACGCTCGGCACTACTGCATTGCTCGTGGTGTTTTTTGTGTTTCGGCGGTTCTTTGTGCAGCCAATGGTGGCCTGGACGCTGCTGAATGCAACATTGCTGTTGATGGGATTATCGATTGTCGATCCCAACTTTGCCGCCATTGTCACCAAGCCGGATAATGTGCCAATCGTGGCGATGGTTTTCTTGCTGGGCTACTTCACCTGGCTGGCCACCTATCGGGCCGTATTGAACGACGATCGTGCCGCCCGCGGCGAAGTGTCGCTGGAGAAACTCGATGACGAAAAGGTTCTGGTCTGGCCCGATCTGGTTTACATCGAGCTGATCTGCATGGTCGCGCTCACCGCGCTATTGCTTGTCTGGGCCATTGCCCTCAAGGCCCCGTTGGAAGAGCCGGCCAGCAGCGTAAAAACTCCGAATCCTTCGAAAGCTCCGTGGTACTTCCTCGGTCTGCAAGAAATGCTCGTTTATTACGACCCTTGGTACGCCGGAGTCGTCCTGCCCAGCTTAATTATCTTTGGCTTGATGGCAATTCCGTATCTCGATTTCAACAAGCAGGGCAACGGTTACTACACGATCAACCAGCGGAAATTCAGCTATCTGGTCTTCCAATTCGGCTTCTTAGAACTGTGGGTGACGCTGATTATTCTCGGCACATTTTTGCGCGGGCCAAACTGGAATATCTTCGGGCCGTTTGAACAGTGGGATGCGCACAAGGTCGACGTGCTAAACAACGTCGATCTATCGCAAATGTTTTGGAACGACTTGCTGCATCGCTCGCTGCCGAAGGCGCCTTCGGGATCGCAATGGTTCGACCAATTGCCGTACATCGCGCTCCGCGAATTGCCGGGACTCTTGCTCACTGCCGCCTACTTTATTATCTTGCCGCCGCTGATGGCGGTGACGTTGTTTCGCAAGTTTTTTGTCAAAATGGGTTTCTTCCGCTACATGCTGCTCGCGAACCTGCTGCTGTTCATGATGTCGTTGCCGATCAAGATGGTGCTGCGGTGGACATTCAATTTGAAATATATTATCGCGATCCCAGAATACTTCCTGAACTTTTAGTGGTCGACGACGAATTGCAATTGCCGAGAATTAGCAACGTGGAACGAACGACTAGCCTCTAACCTCTAACCCCTTCTGCCGTGCCTGCCACCGAATCCACTTGGCGCAACTTGAAAACGGTCCACGTCATCTTTGGCGTGTCAAGCGTGGTGCTGTTGCTGTCGACGATCTGGATGCTGGCCGCAGACCACAACCGCTCGTGGAAAAGCATTCAACGCGATACTCGCCGCTTTGACGTCTGGAGCGCAAACGCACGCATCGACGAGCAGGATACGCAAGAGTTCTACGACACCGAGCGAATGTTGCAGGAAAAGCTTGACGCCATCGGAGGCGCAGCGCTCTCGGACGATGGTCGCAAGTTGCTGGATCAATTCGTCGCCGAAGCGAAACAAGTCGAGGCCGACCGATCGGCCGCCGAAGACATCGAAATCGATATCGAAACTCTCGCTGGTTATACCGACGAAGAGGAGCGGCGCACGGCCCGCATCGACCTGTTTAACCGCATGCAAGACCTGATCAAGCGGGTAAGGTTTCGCGAAGATGCGGCCGCCCGCAATTTGAAATTTCGCCGCGCCGCTCTCGATAAGGCATCGGCCGACTATAGTTTAGCCGTTGGTAATGGCGAGTCGGAGGAACGCACGGCGGCGCTTCAAGGAGCGTTCGATCAAGTTCGCAACGAAGTCGCCGGTTTAACGATAATCTTGCAAGACGAAAAATCGCATCGCGAGGGTTTGGAAGCTGCGTTCAAGGAAATCACTGCCGAAAGCGATCAAGCCGCCAAGGCGCTCAAAGAGCATCAAGGCAAGATCGATCAACTACGCAGCGCCAGTTGGGAACGTGCCAATGACTGGAAGAAAGCACTGGAATTGCCGATCATCGACGCTTTCGGCAGCCCTCTGAAGCCCGATCAAATCTGGCTTCCGAATCTGACGCTGAACAATAATTTTCGCGACGTCGCTCGGTTCGATCGCTGCATCACCTGCCATCAAAGCATTGACAAGACGCAAGCCGGGTCCGCCACGAAGCCAGCTTTTGCCGAAGCGAGCGAAGCGAGCGTGTCGCTGCCAACGCCCGTCAAGCCGCCTGAGGCGGCCGAGGACGATCACGAACATTCCATCCAGTCGGCGTTGGCCAAAGTGGAGGATGTCTACGGACTGCGCTTTGCCGAACACGGCTTGCTGAAGGACACCGATGTAACGGTTAGCGCCGTTTATCCAGAAAAGCTTGCCGCACAAGCGGGCCTCATGAGCGGCGATACTGTGTTGCGGATTAATAATGCCCCCGTGGGTACGCTGATCGATGTGCTCGATTATCTGCTCTATCACGCCAAGTGGGGCAAACCGCTCGAACTCGCCGTTCGCCGCGGCTTACCGCAGCCCTATTGTTCTCATCCGAAGCTCGATCTGTTCGTCGGCTCATTAAGCCCGCATCCGATGGGTAAATTCGGCTGCACGATCTGTCATCAAGGCCAGGGAAGCGCCACCAGTTTTGAATGGGCTTCGCATACGCCGAACTCGCCGCGGCAGGCGATCGAATGGTCGCGCGAGTATGGTTGGTTCAATAACCATCATTGGATTTTTCCGATGATGCCCGAGATGTTCGCGGAGTCGAGCTGCCTGAAGTGCCATCATGAGGTCGTTGATTTGGAGCCGAGCGCCAAGTTTCCCGAACCGCCGGCTCCGAAGGTCGTGAAGGGCTACGAGTTGATTCGCGAATTCGGCTGCTTTGGCTGCCACGAAATCAACGGCTATGCTGGGGCGAACAAGCGAATTGGCCCCGATCTTCGCTCCGAGCCGACCTTCTTTGCCGTGGCGCAGCAAATCAAAGCCGACAGCGGCTATTCGCGACTCGATGATCAAGTGAAAGGATGGGTCGAAACGCTGATTTCAAAGCCGTCCGATAACGAGAGCCGCCAGCGCCTGCACGAGTATCTCGTTGCCGACGCCAAATCCGATCAGCCCAAGCTCTCCGCGAACACGCAGCGGCTCGAGGGGGCGATCAAAGACATCGAAACACCTGGCACGTTTCGCAAGGTCGGCCCAAGCTTGCGATATGTGAAGAGTAAGATTGGCTACCAGTGGCTCTATTCGTGGATCCGCAATCCGCGCGACTTCCGTCCCGACACGAAGATGCCGCAATTTTTCGGACTGTGGAATCATCTTGTACCAGAGGAAAGGACTGACGAAGAAGGTCACAGCGGGCCGGTCGCCAGCGAAGGGCAGAAAGAATCCGAAAAGTATGAGCCGATTGAAATCCGCGCGATCACCAACTTCCTGCTCAAATCCAGTCAACCGTTTGAGTACCTCGAGCCGTTTGCGGGCGTCAGTTTGCCGCCATCGATCGAACGCGGCAAAGAAGTGTTTGAAACTCGCGGCTGCCTGGCGTGCCATCAGCACGACGATTTTCCACAAGCCAAGGCAACCCACGGCCCGAATTTGTCGCGGATCGGCGCAAAGTTGAAACTCGAGCCTTACGGCGCGAAGTGGCTTTATAGTTGGGTGCGCGAGCCGAATCGCTACCATGCTCGCACGGTCATGCCGAACGTGATGCTCACCCCAATCAAACAACCCGATGGCCAAGTGAGCGATCCGGCCGCCGACGCCACAGCCTATTTGATGCAATCGACCGAAAATTGGCAGCCGACGGGAGTGCTGCCGGAAGCTCAATGGACGAATGCAGAACGCGCCGCCCTGTACGATCTAGCATTCTTACACCTGAAAGACAAATTCCCTGCCGAGCGCGCCGAGAAATATCTGAAAGAAGGCATTCCACGTGACCGTGCCACAGGGATCAGCGGAGATGAAGCGGCACTCGTCCAGAACGGCGATGCGTCGGGCGAGCAAGCACAAATCGACCGAATGTTGTTATACGTCGGTCGGCGCACAATCAGCAAATACGGTTGCTACGGCTGCCACGACATCCCAGGCTATGAAGACGCCAAGCCCATCGGCACAGCGCTTGCCGATTGGGGTCGTAAAGAGCCGTCGAAGTTGGCCTTCGAGCAAATTGGCACCTACATTACACACCATGCTTGGCCCGGCAAGGCGGCGCACAATGGCTCCGGCCACCGCGAGCATGAAGATCACGGCGACGGTAGCGCCGACCCAAGTCGTTCGGTGGTCCACGCTGGAATCGAGGCCGATCATGCGCAGTTCGAGATCGAGCAGCTTCCGCCCAACGAAGGCTGGCTGATGGAGAAGCTGCTCGGCCACGAGCGTGAGGGCTTTCTCTGGCAAAAGCTGCGCGAGCCGCGCAGTTATGATTTCAAGAAGACCGAAACCAAGACCTACAACGAACGGCTGCGGATGCCACAGTTCCGCTTCACCGAGGATGAAATCGAGGCGGTGATGACCTTCGTGTTGGGCTTGGTCTCCGAACCTCCCGCGCCGCAGTACCTCGCTTCCTACTCGAACGATCCGCGCGAAAAGGCAGTCGTCGAAGGGACCAAAGTGCTCGAAAAATTCAACTGCGCCGGCTGCCACCAGCTTGATTTTGAAACATGGGATGTCGCGTTCAAGGCAGGTGGTTTGGGATCGGCAACCGTGCCCGACGATTATTCGTTCTTGCTACCACACTTTACGCAACAAGAAATCGACGATTCCCTCAAATCCGACCGCCGCGGGCTGTTCCATGCTCGGCTGTATGGCCACCCCGCCGTCGATGCCAAGGGGCAGCCGATTACGTATGATGAAGATGAGGAAGGCGAAAAATTCCCAGGCGGCACAGTCGCCAATCCATTCGTCCTCTGGGAAAATGCGCTGATCGAAGGCAAGCCTTGGCTGGTGGGCGGCAAGAATCCACGCGTGCCGATCGACCGCGTTACCAAGTATCCTGGTCGCGGCGGCGATTTGGGGCGGTGGATTTTTCCGGCGGTGGTGGCCAGTGAACTCAAAGTCAATCCGAACGCTAAGCCCGACGAAGCTTGGGGCTGGCTCCCTCCGCCACTCGTCGGAGAAGGCCGCAAGGTGCAAACGAACTGGCTGCATAATTTCCTACTGGATCCGTTCATGATTCGCCCGTCAGCCGTGCTGCGGATGCCGAAGTTCAACCTGAGTTCGGCGGATGCGACGGCGCTGGTCGATTACTTCGCCGCACGCGACGATGCGCCGGCGCCGTATGAATTTGACGCCCGCACCAGCGACGACTATTTGAGCGAAGCGCAGCTTTCGCATCCGAAGTTGCTCGACGATGCGCTGAAAATCGTCACGGATAACAACTTCTGCGTGAAGTGCCATCTAGTGGGAGACTTTGTTCCGGCGGGCAGCGTGAGGGCGTTGGCACCACAACTGGATCGGGTGAACAGCCGCCTGCGTCCCGATTATGTTCATCGCTGGCTTGCCAACCCCAAGCGGACCTTGCCCTATACCGGCATGCCGGTAAATATTCCCTACGATAAGCCGGTCGATCAGGCACTGTTCCCCGGTCATAGTTCCCAACAGCTCGATGGCGTCGTCGATCTGCTAATGAATTGGAACCGTTTTATCAATTCACACTTCAGCGTGAAGCCGTTGATTAAGGCCGCGCCAGCGCCAACTAATACAACCAGCACGAACAATTGAGCGACTGGCCGCATCGGCTTCAATGGTTGCCATGTGGCATTGAGCCGCAATGCTTCGATTGACCAAGCTCCGAATACAAAACACCGATCACACTTACCCACATTAGGAGGAGAAGTCATGCAATCCAAACCCATCACTCTCGCTGTTGCAGCACTACTGGCCGTCGCGCTCGCGGGCTGCAGTGATTCGAAAGATTCTCGCCGGTCGAGAAAGTCGAGCAGCGGTACGCCGGGAGAAACCGCTTCATCCAAGGCGAACGATAAGCCGGCGACGAAGACCGAACAGGCTGCGACCGAAGTCGCCGATGCCTCGACATCCAAGTCGACCCCTGCCGCTGAAGGGGGGTGGGGCAATCTAAAGGGCAAATTTATCTTCAATGGCACTCGTCCAGTTCCTGCTAAAGTCGACGTGACCAAGGATCAGGCTGTCTGCGGCAAGCATGATCTGGTGGACGAGTCGCTCGTGGTCGGCGAAGACGGTGGATTGGCGAACGTCGTGGTTTGGGTCCGCACCAAGAACGTGAAGATCAGTCCCGAATACGACGCGCTCAAGACGCAAAAAGTCATCATCGACAATAAGGATTGCCGCTTCGAGCCGCATATTGTCACCTGCTGGACGGGGCAGCCGCTGGAATTGAAGAATTCCGACTCCATCTCGCACAACATCAATGCGGCTTGCCTGGTGAACGATCCTTTCAACGAGATCGTCAGCGCCAATTCGGCGAGCGATCGCAAGCCTCTGGAAAAGGCGGAAACGCTACCCGTAAAGTTGAGTTGCAATATTCACGGCTGGATGAACGGCATTTTGGTTGCGCAGGCGAATCCGTACATGGCGGTGTCCGCGAAGGACGGGTCGTTTGAAATCAAGAACCTGCCGGCCGGCGAAGCACTCGAATTTCAAGTGTGGCAAGAGAAAGCCGGCTACGTGCAAAAGGCCGAAATTGGCGGCAATAACACGACCTGGGAAAAGGGCCGCTTTAAGCACGCGGTCAAGGCCGGCGACAACGACTTGGGAACGATCAAGCTCGACGCAGGACAGTTCAACAAGCTCTAAGCCAACGTAATTTTTGGTCGAACGAACGATGAAATCCACTTTGTATGGTCTGCTTGCGCTAGTTGCACTGCTTGCCGCGGCAAGCGGTTGCGGCCGACCGGAAGTGCGCAGTTACGATGCTCTGGACGAGAAGGTGGAAGAAATCCGCGCGCTGCTTGCGAAGAGCGCGCCGGCGGAAGCAACTTCCGCGCAAAACGAAACGACCGTCAAAGCTACCGGCTGGGCCACGCTCAAGGGCCGCTTTGTTTACGAAGGCGACCCGCCGAAGCCCAGCCCACTCAATATCAACAAAGACCAGGACGTGTGCGGCAAGCACCCGTTGGTGGATGAGTCGCTCAAGGTAGGAAGCGACCGTGGCCTGGAAAACGTGGTGATATTCGTTCGCAACCGTAAGGTGGAAGTCAATCCCGAGTATGCCGCCGACGCGAACAAGCCCGTCGTGCTCGACAACAACGGTTGCCGTTTTGAGCCGCATGTGTTGACGATGCGCACCACGCAGCCGTTGATGGTGAAGAATTCCGACCCCGTGGGCCATAACACGAACGCCGATTTGAAGTCGAACGCGCCGTTCAACGTCATCGTGTCGGCCAATACCGATGCGGAGCAAAAAATTGGTTCCGCCGAGGCGATGCCGGCAACGGTCACCTGCAATATCCACCCGTGGATGAAAGCCTACATGTTGGTCCAGCCGCATCCTTATATGGCCGTGTCGAGTAAAGACGGCAGTTTTGAGATCAAGAACTTACCCGCCGGTGTTCCGCTCGACTTTCAACTGTGGCACGAAGCATCGACGGGTTCCAATCATGCGTTGGAAATTCAATCGGGCGACTTGAAGACACCAGCCAACGGTCGTGTGACCTTGACGCTCAAACCCGACGAAATCCGCGATTTGAAAGACGTCAATGTTCCGGCAGCCGAATTGGCCGGTGGCTAGCCTCTGTCGCTCTTAGTCATCCCAATCAACGTTAAATCCCATCTTATTCCCGGAACTTCTTCACTATTCCACTTCGAAGACAATGAAGCGTTTCGCATCCGCAACCGTGACCTTCGTTTGCTTGGCGAGCATTGCGCCGTTGCTCGGCTGCGGCAAGGTTCCCCCGCCGCAGTTTCGGGAAAATGTCGTGCTGGTCGCTGCCAAGAACCTTTCCTCGGAGCGGGAAAATCAAATCGGCGATATTCTTGTCGCGCTGTTTGGCACTCCCGACGAGCCGTTTGCCCCGCCAGAGGCCGGTTTGGACTTGCAAAAGATCACGATGGCGGCCGGGTCGGTCCGCAGCGACAGCACCGGCGCCAAACGCGGCTTGTTTCGCGAGCACTGTGCCCATTGCCACGGCCTGACTGGCGACGGCATGGGGCCGACGGCCGCATTTCTCAATCCGTATCCGCGCGACTATCGCCAAGGCTGGTTCAAATTCAAGTCCACGGCGTCGAACTACCCGCCCACGCACGACGACTTGATGCGTACCCTGCGCGACGGCATTACGGGCACCGCCATGCCGTCGTTCAAACTACTGTCGGACGATCAGCTCGAAGCGCTGGTGGAATATGTGAAATATCTGAGTGTCCGCGGCCAGACGGAAATCGCGTTGATCGACGCAGCGGCAGACTTGTC includes:
- a CDS encoding cytochrome b N-terminal domain-containing protein — translated: MSLGDTVRNSQIWKSIFRHPMPLDRRNRMVVILTNFFLHLHPVSIKKQGIALSYTWCMGGVTFFLFLAETVTGILLMFYYRPTLEWAYNDITALRDVVSLGIMRELHRWGAHAMVITVWLHMYRVFLTGSYKPPREFNWVIGVILLLLTLLLSFTGYLLPWDQLAIWAITVGSNMARATPLLGHEGPLQGILTIGGQDMITNASDARFGLLGARFVGEETLNRFYVLHCIAIPLVVAFLLAIHFWRVRKDGGISGPL
- a CDS encoding c-type cytochrome, giving the protein MPATESTWRNLKTVHVIFGVSSVVLLLSTIWMLAADHNRSWKSIQRDTRRFDVWSANARIDEQDTQEFYDTERMLQEKLDAIGGAALSDDGRKLLDQFVAEAKQVEADRSAAEDIEIDIETLAGYTDEEERRTARIDLFNRMQDLIKRVRFREDAAARNLKFRRAALDKASADYSLAVGNGESEERTAALQGAFDQVRNEVAGLTIILQDEKSHREGLEAAFKEITAESDQAAKALKEHQGKIDQLRSASWERANDWKKALELPIIDAFGSPLKPDQIWLPNLTLNNNFRDVARFDRCITCHQSIDKTQAGSATKPAFAEASEASVSLPTPVKPPEAAEDDHEHSIQSALAKVEDVYGLRFAEHGLLKDTDVTVSAVYPEKLAAQAGLMSGDTVLRINNAPVGTLIDVLDYLLYHAKWGKPLELAVRRGLPQPYCSHPKLDLFVGSLSPHPMGKFGCTICHQGQGSATSFEWASHTPNSPRQAIEWSREYGWFNNHHWIFPMMPEMFAESSCLKCHHEVVDLEPSAKFPEPPAPKVVKGYELIREFGCFGCHEINGYAGANKRIGPDLRSEPTFFAVAQQIKADSGYSRLDDQVKGWVETLISKPSDNESRQRLHEYLVADAKSDQPKLSANTQRLEGAIKDIETPGTFRKVGPSLRYVKSKIGYQWLYSWIRNPRDFRPDTKMPQFFGLWNHLVPEERTDEEGHSGPVASEGQKESEKYEPIEIRAITNFLLKSSQPFEYLEPFAGVSLPPSIERGKEVFETRGCLACHQHDDFPQAKATHGPNLSRIGAKLKLEPYGAKWLYSWVREPNRYHARTVMPNVMLTPIKQPDGQVSDPAADATAYLMQSTENWQPTGVLPEAQWTNAERAALYDLAFLHLKDKFPAERAEKYLKEGIPRDRATGISGDEAALVQNGDASGEQAQIDRMLLYVGRRTISKYGCYGCHDIPGYEDAKPIGTALADWGRKEPSKLAFEQIGTYITHHAWPGKAAHNGSGHREHEDHGDGSADPSRSVVHAGIEADHAQFEIEQLPPNEGWLMEKLLGHEREGFLWQKLREPRSYDFKKTETKTYNERLRMPQFRFTEDEIEAVMTFVLGLVSEPPAPQYLASYSNDPREKAVVEGTKVLEKFNCAGCHQLDFETWDVAFKAGGLGSATVPDDYSFLLPHFTQQEIDDSLKSDRRGLFHARLYGHPAVDAKGQPITYDEDEEGEKFPGGTVANPFVLWENALIEGKPWLVGGKNPRVPIDRVTKYPGRGGDLGRWIFPAVVASELKVNPNAKPDEAWGWLPPPLVGEGRKVQTNWLHNFLLDPFMIRPSAVLRMPKFNLSSADATALVDYFAARDDAPAPYEFDARTSDDYLSEAQLSHPKLLDDALKIVTDNNFCVKCHLVGDFVPAGSVRALAPQLDRVNSRLRPDYVHRWLANPKRTLPYTGMPVNIPYDKPVDQALFPGHSSQQLDGVVDLLMNWNRFINSHFSVKPLIKAAPAPTNTTSTNN